The Bombyx mori chromosome 14, ASM3026992v2 DNA segment TCATAGAATATACATATGAAACTCGATAAATAACTGAATCCTGCTgacttttcaaaataaatatgcgCAAACCGTctccattttaattttgtagttTCCAAAAGCCTATTGTTTTTAGAGAAATAATAACTTGGAAATTGGCTGCTCCGAAAATTGGGGAGAacacaatcaatcaatcaaaaacAAATAGATATTTAGACGGTCCGTCTGTCAAGTCGACTagttgaattatatttatttctatagctGTTTATCACGATAGCATGAGGTCCAAGTTTTATATCAAGTTTATATCTATAAGATCGGATGATTGCTTTCGTACTATAAACAAGCAGTATATTGGTACTTAAGATGCTAAATTCatgtgttaataaataaaataaataaataaatatttagtaacaaTTACGCCacggaccgaccaaattaaaactgcagtgggaggtcccctaaatgagtgcagtagaatggtctcgagcagggagagatggcgcgacatcgtgagacgcatcaagtctgccccttccaacactacatgacgatcacgaccactctgtcaagagtgacacgactgagaagaagacgCCACGGTAACcgatcccgtgataagttcgtaaagaacttgtgttacaggtaccagataacggaaataaatgtaagatttttattatacacatacatatatttaatatacatccataaccctggaaaagacatttatatttatcatacaaatatcttcccttggcgggattcgaacccgcgacccccttgtgtagtgaccatgtcacttaccactacaccagacggccgttatgaaTGTATTATCTTTGAGGGTTGTTAATTTGAATAATCTACTTAGCGTGGGTAGATTACGTCATTGAATGATATAAAAGATAAATGCTCTTATTACCCTTAACGCGAGATTAAAGTCCTAATCGCAACTACAGCTGGTACCTGTAACGCTCCAAACCAGAACCTCCGATTGAGATGCCTTAGAAATAAATAGAAGGGATGCTGGTATTCTACTGTATCTTATATCAAGGATATCACTAGTAAAAACAGTACATTAtgtgtttttataaaatgtttCTTGGGTGAttttggcaataaataaattacgaagGAAAATAAAATGGACGCTATCTTAAAGCACAGTTCCTCTCTAATGGGGTTTTGAATGAAGTTTCCTGTCGATAATGTGTAGGTAATTAATCATCTGACTGTATTTGATGGATGACAGCGCCGGGAGATGGTAAACAAACTCAGGGAATATTTTAATAAGCTCCGAGATTACTTTCGCGGTAAATattcttaggtttttttttctttagtatGGCGATGACTCGGTTTTGTTATATGCGAATATAATGTTGGTAGGTTGTTAGGAAATGAAATCAAAGAATAgtttggtataaaaaaaaagcataaacgTTTGTTCGCGCCAACGTTTGTGTCATCCGTAtttcaaaaaacaaactaatattcttttttttttttaagggattttatgacctggtaactaagacctttgagtcatgtcttattttaatttatattattcatatttttatgaaaaatgatattatggagtgaaatgaaatgaagatgattaatttgagacactaatcaactgggatgaaattaaatgaaatgatatgggatgaaatataatctcagtaaaatggtggtcatttactaagattttttcagtggactttttgaaggatcccgagaagttacgtccagcggctttgtttcattttcccacatttgtgcactttcacagatattaaacacttaatgaaccaccattattacacatttaaacccgaagaaacactaaatagacaaaataaaacaaatcacacaactccactcctcgcgttcccgccaaaaagtcccccaAACTAATATTCAATAGAGATATTTCATAGATTATAAAACCACTTCGCCATTGCACTCAGGCACGCACGCACGCcgcttaaaataaaacaatcaatcATAAATTCagagtttaattttacattaattaaattccAAACGAGACAACGTTTCAAGCTAGAAAACGACAATATTATTCAGCCCTCGTTGGTTTACCAAACATCTGCGACAAAGATATCGTCTTCTGTGAGGAATCACTGTGCCATAGCCaggaaaactataataataataagtaattcTAATTACATTTCTCTCAGgtttatgaaatttctcacacttatagagaatatagagaaggagtgcagaatgttaatatttttttaattatgcataaataatacattaaatcaataaaaaaacattacacacactaccatgtatttgacacatacacgcatgcataatatttgtttattgtcaaacttttcttattgcatatagtctgtggtcaaattgagaatagagtaaatattgtttgtctttattaatatttgtctataggtagtcttggcgaaatctgtgactatagaagtttattaaatagtctttgataatagaaccctaataatgttcaaacttaattaatcatagtcgaatttcgactactaagAGTCCACTAGTAGTTTAAAATACGCTATACTGCTACTTAATTACgctaattaatttattctgCCAGTTTAGAGGTTTATTTCAATGCTTTTACTGTTGGAAGTCGTTTGTCTATTTACcttatatttatatctataaaaaaataggcTTGCGAGTGGATTTAAGGCCTAGGCAAAGTTTGTCGTATGTCATCATGATACGGTCGCCTCTTTAATCGCCTTTAATaatctaaaatttttaattaaattatcaaagtaattaatttctgttttttttatcgtttagatagatgggtggacgagctcacagcccatctggtgttaagtggttcctggagcccatagacatctacaacgtaaatgcgccacccaccttttttttttttttaacgctggggaatccatttacggatacccggtcgagaggggtgatagaccgggttatgtcggactccggcgcctccagagaagaagagggagaagaggaagaccaaagtcctcctcttcttccaattcctacctggagactacgccttgagaaaggcgcgcgaggcgctgcgcggcgtctaccacgcaggacccgccccgcaaaaccgactaccgactaaaccccatcgagctccaccactccgactccacgaaacctacggtaccgcacaatgcgcgccgcaggctcgccgtcgccggtacccatcctgacaataggacgggatccaatccccgggaagatcccgcaggacgtcgtctcaggagacaccgtgagtggcgcataggagccaccttgcgccgcctcaccacggaaccgacagcagagcaccgggcgcccccgcacccagtacccaacagtccctacgggagattaacgggagcatcgtgcccgcatcgcccaccccgccttcttcgctgaggagccgaagagggattccactccctttcgcgctcctcagcctcgcggaacgccatgaccaggtcgcaaaatctggccatggcctcccacgaactctcgtcctctagcatgcgggcaatgacagcccgcaaggagaggtccctccccagcaccgcgatgagatctcgccgcgggtgctcccaacgcgggcacgcttcgagtgcgtgctgagcgtcatcatccggatgcccgcactggtgacaacccggatgtggctctctcctgcaaaccctccacaggtacctcccgaagcagccatgccccgagaggacctgcgtaaggcggaaggagagcacgccgtgtcgccgatctgaccatgtctccagcacgggcaccagggcctcgagagtgcgccggcgggtggctgaggtttgatgaagttcctccagcaaccgctccctccatttagcgtacgccagatgacgcgcagcacgcctccaccgactgACAGCCGACAGGCCGGGTGTCCGTCCCCGACCcaggaaatgcgccacccacctcgagatataagttctaagatcccagtatagttataacggctaccccacccttcgagccgaaacacattactgcttcacggcggaaataggcggggtggtggtacctacccgtgcggactcacaagaggtcctaccaccagtaaaaataaaaacagagaaCGAAGACATGTGTGATTTTTCAGTTCGTAGAAATTTTGATGGCGTTTTATCATTAAAGGAAGCTTTTCAAAGTTCGGTGCTTGATTGAACCGCCCGTTCCgagttatattattaacatGGGTTTTAAGTAGCTGGAAAAAAAGGGCTTTTAGCGAATTGAATCTTTAAGAATCGCGCTATATCTGAAGAACCGTGAAATTTGCGAGATAAAACGCATAAAACATTTAGCTTCAACTTTCGAATCTTATAATTATACATTGAAGATCTAAATCCTGTTTTCCGGACTTTTCGATTTATTTCCAAGATGCGCCTTCATCTTTAAGAGATAAATACGAtagtacaattttaatttatatgtataatgtagACACATTTTTACGACGCCCGTAGgtcaattttaattgaattaattctctcaaaaagtcttttttactgcttaggagggtagacgagctcagggcccacctgatgtgaagtggttagcggagcccatagacatttacaacgtgacGCCACTtgctttgagatatgagttctaaggtcttagtttttacagtataacttACATTTACACGTGTATTTTCTTTTCGTTGTCTAATTCTTTTTTGATTATCAATTGCCTTGTACTTATGTTATTAAGTTGGACTGTGTCGTCCTTTCAAAAAAAGGTGCGTGTagttatgtacgcgcgtaagaagttatactttatttttattaaatttatttattttttttatttaaattttaatcaatttgaaaaaaaaatcgattaaacaacatcctcaaacacgcatattggacatcccttttcttgacatcgtataaattcggtaattctcagTACGGtacggaaagttcacctgcggctatattcagactcgccaagttacgtcggtcgtattgtaatgagcgatttagtgggcaacttcattctgttaattttgtgtcacggtgcgcgcgcatcgtaaaatttcactctcatcaatttttcataacgcgcctaaagaagtataacttcaataaattgcagtttaaaaaaatgtttctaaatTTCTCACTACAAGTATGGTATAAATCCTTAATTAATTCCTTAATATTAAGTTTGAGTTTCAATGTTTGTTGTTATTCTGAAGCTTAACACTCGTATTTAttgaatactagctgacccgtcagacttcgtagtgcctcaatcgataaataaaagacctaaacttttgtataaaataaacttaaaacaaacaaaaggaatccatccgatgggggacacattaaaggaaaaacaaaattgttatttttatttattactgagtattttcatatttatctaccttttaaaccttctctggacttccgcgaataattcaagaccaaaattagccaaatcggttcagccgttctcgagttttagcgagactaacgaacagcaattcatttttatatatgtatataagatAGATTCCTATAACTATATTATACATAACAtaattgtgttgtttttttgaGTCGGAACATAGTCAAGTATCAGAGCCGTgatcaataccgtctttaccataagggcacacggggcccgtgcccagggcccccattctcaggggcccCCCTAAGGACCGaaaatttctctcacacatttattcggTTTCCGttatcgtaatcgtaaccaaaaaaccagcagcattctaatatcattaatgacatattatatcataccgtatttgattacctataataaatggtctcatactcagtaaaaaaatattattataattcgctttttttactttccaaaagggcctcaaattcttgtgtgcccaggGCCCtagcctaatttaagacgtccctggccGTGATATGAGATATGtagttaataaaaacatatttgaacCGAACTATTCACCAACAATTTTTCGTGAAACCTTAACAAATAGCCTTTGTAAAGACGCTGATCTCATGGCTTCTCCATCACAATACCGTTTGTTATTCTGAATTGGTGCTCATTTTATCGGTTCTCCTATATTCGAAACGACCCCACTAAATTCGTATTGTCACCGAGATTAACTCGCCAACATTGTGTGGACTCTTGTTGACACAATCTTCCATATTTTTCCTGCTTTATTCTATTTGATATGATCTATAAGCTACGTGACTTTGTATATGCCAATCCAATCTTATATATGTTGATTTTGTACGTTATTCTATGTATATGTTCCTTAGATAATTGTTGTTAGCTTAAATTTTAGCTTATGGAATTGGGAAAGCACGAGCATAATCGTAATGCaacaattaaatgttaattaggGTAGTTTTGCGGTCTACTGACACCGTCACACCCTTTGAAAGTTTGCGACGAAGTAAATAGGTTCCAAGGCGTTCCAATTCGTTGGGAATTAAAGCCTTTGTGCGATTTATGTTGGGACACACTTGTAAATAAGTATTTGTGTAATTGTGTTTGTCTTGGAATCAAGGGTAACGGTAGCTATCATAGATTAGATAATGCGGACAAAACTTGAATCACGCAAACGATATTCAAAAGATAAGCTTGCAGACAAAACAGAATCGCCGTCTCCACAGTGCGTGGTCAGTGCGTTTTCAATATCAACTACAGGTGCTCTCGCAATCTCGCAGATCGAAAAAAATTTAGATCTGTTGAGTAATAGTATCTGTTCGATTTTAATGCTTCTAGAATTACAAGgccgcatttttttattgtccttgtaggcgagcatacggcgcacctgatggtgagtgtttaccgtcggccatggacttcagcaatgccaggggcatagccaagccgctgctaccgcttaatactctccacaagcttcgtttgaaaaaagacatgtcatagtgctcgggaaacaccgtggaggggagctcattccaaagcctgatggtacatggcaaaaaagacctctggaaacgtattgtggatgaccgcagtggctctaggtagtatgtatgaccgcagtggctctaggtagtatggatgaactctactccggtggcgggcggtgcggtggtaaaaacgagataatggtataatctcgaacaattcctcaaagcactccccataagcataaaatgaaaataatttaaaaatttgaaattgagtTTAATAGTAACAATCTTATttttaacttgaaaaaaaaCAGCCTTCACGAGTTTGTGTTGAGAGTATTTCCGTACTTCTACGATGAATTCTGAAAAAAaggcaattaatttaattaatttcagttttatttgtAATCATTCTAACAATCAGATTGTGATAAAAAacttcaaacaataaaaatgtatcacTAAGCAAGATAATaggttaatttttaattacgatTTTGTACACTTGTTGTTATCCAACGTATCTATAATTATCTATAGTGTTTCGTTAGTGTGTTTTTCCTCAATGTATTTCTAAGTAGTGCATTTGATTATTATGTGACTTGGTACAGCTTAGGGCCTGCGCACACCACGTTATTTAAACGCGCTGTCGACGCGCGTTTGTAGCGATACAGACGCGATACACACGCAAGTCAGAATAAACCTGTAGACCTTTGCACACCTGTATAAATTCAAATACGCGTTTGAATCCATACAGACGCGATGCTAACGCGcgtttgtatcgatacaaacgACAACAAACCGCTCTGTAGAATAAAAGCGAGTttaaaaaacgtggtgtgcacaggccctTATAGTTGATACTGGCAGATTACTATCATAGAACCATCAACGCAGTGTAGGTTACGCGCGAGTAATTTCAAGTAATGgttataatattacatacacTAATCGATGGTCAATGTAGAGCGTGGCCGGTTTCCCTGTAGCTTTATGAATGACTTCGATATTTGCTTTTCAGTTCGCAAAATAGTGTAGGTATtaattattgttacgccggcaAGAGCAACATCATATATCGTCGAATAGcaaaaacgaatatcaaaagtactattaaaatcgagaacgctcgaaaagtacaaccccgtctattgtcaaatagcggaaactcatatcgaaactactcgacttgTCGGGAACGttttcgataattctagggatgtcgtatcgactataaaagcgtttcgGAGATGATACGGAGTTAGTTAATAAGCGgaattactcgaagcgaaacacggaacggatcacctgaagcgaagcggaagaagtgaattacggAATTGTTAAGTGTTCtttaagttttttaatgtttaatacagctttaatttgtaattcgatgaatgtttttttttttattaaaaaaatcacattttatGTGATtcgatttaaattaatatcattgtcCCCACCCTGTATGTTAGATAGACAATTGATAGCAAAATGTTAATGTTTAGTCTCTTTCAAAATATTACCTTTGCCTCCGAATTCAATGTAAATGTCCTTGGTGGTTGTGGAGTTTTGTAATGCTTCTCGTAGATACTGTTCCAGAAGGAGAACTTTTTCTTGATCAGTGGTCGTCGTAGCTCGATGTTTTTTCCCACGGATAAGTGTGGCGATCCGTACTTGTTCACATTGGGCCAAGAAGGTACTGGTGAGCTATCGACAACTGGGTTActgcaaaattaaaaacagatgTTATGTTACGTTAAATGGCGAAAGGCTATATGGAGGATCTCTACtctacaaatacaaaaaaagatgtgtggtgtcataggacaccggacaggaacgaatttccttattataaaaatattaattttaagttctattcgaggtataaagaaaataattattcgggtatacattttttattgataacaataaaaaaactacaaataaacacaaataatatacaaagaaacagctatttatgtgaataataataatgaccgtCAGcatgtagactatacattagacactataGCCATTAattatactaagactatacataaataataaaaatcttctgCTGTTCGTTCCAACAAGGATTGCTgcctgatttttttaattgcaaacaAAATCTTTGTACGCCGACCAAATGATTTCAATGCTGTTTTTTTGTGGCTcaccaaattttataattgctaaacatttcattacttctctattattattgtgtgacattcatattataatataatacagatGTTAGATGCGTTAGTAACTGTTGCACTCattccataatttcaacagtcTAAGTTGTTCCCATAAAAATTGATAGATGGCAGTAGtatctctaaaaataaaaagtgtcgtgacaacttttcgtaagaattttttccgtctagccccctttcacaacgcgcgataaggaatttcgttccaataaaaaaggttttgatTATTTAAAGTTGGCTTGTGAATATTGTGTGAAAATATATGAATGTATCACGAATGTATGGAAAATGTACTACGCTTATCTAATTGTAAACTTGTcccaaatttttaataataaccttcttttaacaaaataattcacttactttgttttaatgaaattgaTCCACGCCTGCCTCAATAGTCTTTTGATATTTATGTATTCTTGTGAAAATCCATCATCTGTTTCATCACGGACAGCTCTGGTCTGTCTGCAATGGGTTGCACCTTGGAATTCTGAATCATCTTCGTAATAcgaatactcatataaatatatattagtatCACCAGCGGCTATTTGTAACTGAATATTTCTCAACATTGAATAAACAAACAGAGTATCTGTTTGATAGTCAACGAAATTCATATCCATGTTACTATCTATTGGTTTATTACCGAAGTAAAATTTCTTAACAGCTTCTGCGATCTCTTTCATTTCATCTACACTTTCAAATTTAAGGTCTCCAGGTAAGAATGCACTGAAATCTTCATTCATTAGATCAATCCACGGGTTAAAGTCGCCTAAAGACATCAACCCTTCCTTATTGGTTAGACCATACATTGTCGGGTAGCGGGTAAAATTACCACTTTTAAGAATGTTGTACGGTGCGTCATGTAAAAAAACCTCTTGCCCAACATCCTTTTCAATGCATGGCGCATATTCAACTAGTCCATCTGGTCTTTTTATATTGGGCCTAGTAAGAATAGTTTCTACagaaatatttaagaaaaagtTTTCTAGCTGTTCCAAACTAttgaaattagtaaaattaaaattttgggcTTTGAGTTTGCAATTGGATCGAATTGAACTGTAAACGATCCAAGATTAGAGCCACTGTCAGGTATAGCCCTATTGAATAGACCTTCGGACATTTTTGATACAAGCAATAAGTCAACAGAAGAACCGCCTGCACTACATCCAGTTATTGTTACGTCATTGGGATCACCACCGAAAGTA contains these protein-coding regions:
- the LOC101742331 gene encoding LOW QUALITY PROTEIN: carboxylic ester hydrolase (The sequence of the model RefSeq protein was modified relative to this genomic sequence to represent the inferred CDS: inserted 1 base in 1 codon), whose translation is MFLKSSLVIFCVIVAVVSKNVSRVVNIEQGPVRGYKYEGDGFYSFYEIPFATIKERFQPAVSPEPWTETFEAVKKGIICPQAEVVYVDLSDKIMQEDCLVMNIFVPDTEQENLPVMVDIHGGAYYSGLGNAHRFTDFAALNNVIVVTFNYRIGLLGFLCLGTEKIPGNAGMKDQITALRWVKRNIATFGGDPNDVTITGCSAGGSSVDLLLVSKMSEGLFNRAIPDSGSNLGSFTVQFDPIXKLKAQNFNFTNFNSLEQLENFFLNISVETILTRPNIKRPDGLVEYAPCIEKDVGQEVFLHDAPYNILKSGNFTRYPTMYGLTNKEGLMSLGDFNPWIDLMNEDFSAFLPGDLKFESVDEMKEIAEAVKKFYFGNKPIDSNMDMNFVDYQTDTLFVYSMLRNIQLQIAAGDTNIYLYEYSYYEDDSEFQGATHCRQTRAVRDETDDGFSQEYINIKRLLRQAWINFIKTNNPVVDSSPVPSWPNVNKYGSPHLSVGKNIELRRPLIKKKFSFWNSIYEKHYKTPQPPRTFTLNSEAKNSS